Part of the Candidatus Chlorohelix allophototropha genome, TGCCCACCTTGTTACAAGCGTACCGGGGCATGGTCGACCAATTGGGGGGAAGTGCGCCTCGCTTAGTATTGGCAGGGCGCGAAGGTTGGCTATTCCGCGACATTTATCATGAGGCGTTGGATTTAGGACTTGGCGACAAACTCATCTGGTTGGGAGGCGTATCGACCGAAGAGCTTTTGTGGTTGTATAATAGGGCAGCTTGTCTGGTAATGCCTAGCCTGTATGAAGGCTTTGGGTTACCGCCCCTCGAAGCATTGGCTTGCGGCACTCCGGTGCTGGTGGCAGATACCAGTAGTTTGCCCGAAGTGGTAGGGGCAGCAGGTGTAATTTTACCGCCCCAAGAACCGCTTGTTTGGAAAGATGCCTTGCTGGAATTGTGGCAAAATCGCGAGATACGTAGGCGAGAAACACTGGAAAAAGGCATAGCGCAGGCAGCCCGCTTTTCGTGGCGCAAAGCGGCTCAAGAAACCCTTGAAATTTATTTGGAAGCGTACAAAGCATGAAACTGGTAGTAGGGCTGGGCAATCCCGGCTTTCAATATGAAAAGAACCGTCATAATGTAGGCTTTCAATGCCTCGATTTTTTTGCTGTGCAGCATAGTATTAGATTTGATAAAAAGAGTATGCATGCTATTTGGACTAAAACCAGTATCGGGGGGCAAGAGGTGGTGCTGGCAAAACCTCAAACTTACATGAATCTGAGTGGAACCAGCGTGCTACAGCTTGCGAACTTCTACAAGATAAATCCACGTGAGGATTTGCTGGCTATATCGGATGACCTTGACCTACCTACCGGGAAAATCCGATTGCGTACCAATGGAAGTAGCGGCGGACAAAACGGTTTGAAGAATATCTTTGAAGTGTTTGGTACTCAGGAAATTCAGCGCATGCGCATAGGTATCGGGCGACCCCACTACGGTAAACCGCACGATTATGTTCTGAATGATTTCTCGGCGGAACAGGTTCCTATAATTACCGATGCGTTGAAAAAGGCTGCTGAAGCTATCGAAACATGGTTGGCACAGGGAATTGCTAAAGCCATGAATATTTATAATAATTTGTAAAAAGTATCCTCCCCAACTTTTCTGATAGCAAAAGTCGAGGGTTTCGGCTAGAACGAAGTCACTTGAGTGAACCAGAGTGCTTGGGACGTTTGCTAATGGTGGCTTGTTTGGCTTATTTATGGATGGTTTAGCTCGGCATAATAGCGCTAGTGCAGGGTTGGGATAATCCATCGCACCGATCGTTGTGATTTGAGTTTATTTTCACTCGGTGTAGCCGTGTTAGAGTTAGACCATTTTACCAATCTTTCTATGCTTATTTCGGTTGCTTTTATCTCTTTTTCCTTATCCCTTCGCTGCTTATAAGCAGTTGCAAAAATATGTAAGCTCCCTATCCGGCTTTGAACCCCGCTTGTTAATTCCGCCAGAACTATTGGCGCGAGATACCAGCGCAATCAAACCCAGCACAAAGCTAAAACACTATGATGATTTGCTCGATGCAATAATTTGTGCTTATGTAGCATATTTCTATTGGTACTGGGGACAGGAAAAATGTCATATGTTTGGTGATTTAAATCACGGATATATTGTGACACCTATTACTCCAGAACTACGCTATAAAGCTATAGAGTTTAAGAGCGAGAATAGTTGATAAATAAACCGTTTCAGGTTAATATAAGGTTGTAATCATCGGAAATTGTAAGGTTAGATGCCACGATTCAGGCACTTCTAGTTTAGCTATGTTATTTCCTAAGAGTGTCTGGCTTTAGGGTTAAAAGCATTTATGTTGGTAGATAACGATAAACAAATTGAACATTTACGCGAGCGTATCGCTCAAGCATACGAGATATTGGCTACCAATGAACAAGCCGTTTTGTATGCGTCCTCGGCAGAAGAGCTTGATAACTATGAAGCGCGTTTGCTTTCAACACGGATGCGTATCAAAGAATGGAGTGAAGAGCTTGCTGATCTGGTGAAACAAAACCAGCCTCTTGCTGAGCCTACTCTGCCTGAAACAGCAGAGGAAGACACGCAATATGAAACCGCCGGAACTGCGTTTAACTTACGTGATTTAGCCAAAACCGGTTTGCTTCCTAACTTGGCCGATAACGATTTGCCGGAATTGCCTGAATTTATATTTCCTGAAGATGATACCGCTCCTGCACCTGCTATTTCAAGCGAAACTAAGCCTAGCCCGGTTGAGATGGAAGCGCCGGAAGTCAACGAATCGCTTCAAGAACTCCAAGATATGTCTTCTCTCACAGCCTTAGACGAACACACCTTTGGTAACGTTGATGGAGCAGAAGTCCTAACCGATTTCGGAATGGATCCACCGCTTTCAGATGAGGAGATAACCCCCAATCCCACCGAAACAAAACACAATATCCGTATTTTAACGGAACATCTGGAGCAACAACCTACTCGCAAATCTGCGGAGACGGTGCGGATGGGTAAGGTAACGGCTTACCTGAACCGCGCTCAAATGTATATCCGCTTAACCGATTATAGCAGCGCTTTTTCTGACTTGAATCGGGCGATCGATGTAATGCCGGAACGTAGTAACGGTTACCTTGAGCGTGCAAAGCTTTATTTCCAGTTAAAGGATTACCGTCGTGCTTTGGACGACCTCAATAAAACGATTGAGCTTGATGCTAATATTGCTGAGGCATTCTACAAACGCGGTCGTTGCTATTTTATTCTCAAGGAATATCGAAAAGCGGTAGAAGATTATACTCGTACTATTGAGCTAAGCCCTAAAGATGTATATAGCTATAATAATCGCTCTAAAGCGTATCTTTATCTTAACGACGATAAAAACGCTATCGCAGATGCTAGCAAGGCTATAGAACTTAATCCAAATGATCCTTATTCTTATAATAACCGGGGTAAAGCATATTTTTATCTTGAGGATTATCGGAATGCAATGACCGACCTCACCCGTGCTATTGAGCTTGCTCCCCATGAAGCTTATGGTTATAACAATCGTGGGCGTGCTTTTTT contains:
- the pth gene encoding aminoacyl-tRNA hydrolase — encoded protein: MKLVVGLGNPGFQYEKNRHNVGFQCLDFFAVQHSIRFDKKSMHAIWTKTSIGGQEVVLAKPQTYMNLSGTSVLQLANFYKINPREDLLAISDDLDLPTGKIRLRTNGSSGGQNGLKNIFEVFGTQEIQRMRIGIGRPHYGKPHDYVLNDFSAEQVPIITDALKKAAEAIETWLAQGIAKAMNIYNNL